One stretch of Pseudomonas fluorescens Q2-87 DNA includes these proteins:
- the rplI gene encoding 50S ribosomal protein L9 → MQLILLEKIANLGNLGDKVNVKAGYGRNYLLPFGKATAATAANLAAFEERRAELEKAAADRKASAESRAAQLAELEVTITATAGDEGKLFGSIGTHDIADALTASGVEVAKSEVRLPNGTIRNVGEFDVAVHLHAEVEATVRVVVVAA, encoded by the coding sequence ATGCAACTGATCCTTCTGGAAAAAATCGCCAACCTGGGCAACCTGGGCGACAAAGTAAACGTTAAGGCCGGTTACGGCCGTAACTACCTGCTGCCTTTCGGCAAAGCCACCGCTGCGACCGCTGCCAACCTGGCTGCGTTCGAAGAGCGTCGCGCTGAGCTGGAAAAAGCCGCCGCAGACCGTAAAGCATCGGCTGAAAGCCGTGCTGCCCAACTGGCCGAGCTGGAAGTGACCATCACTGCCACCGCTGGCGACGAAGGCAAGCTGTTCGGTTCGATCGGTACTCACGACATCGCTGACGCACTGACCGCCTCCGGCGTTGAAGTTGCGAAAAGCGAAGTTCGTCTGCCGAACGGCACCATCCGCAACGTGGGTGAATTCGACGTAGCCGTGCACCTGCACGCCGAAGTTGAAGCCACCGTACGCGTTGTCGTGGTAGCAGCCTAA
- the rlmB gene encoding 23S rRNA (guanosine(2251)-2'-O)-methyltransferase RlmB — protein MSQLEKIYGVHAVEALLRHHPKRVKQIWLAEGRSDPRVQTLVELANESRVAVGQAERREMDAWVEGVHQGVVAEVSPSQVWGEAMLDELLDRTEGAPLLLVLDGVTDPHNLGACLRSADAAGALAVIVPKDKSATLTPVVRKVACGAAEVIPLVAVTNLARTLEKLQQRGLWVVGTAGEAEVNIYDQDLTGPTILIMGAEGKGMRRLTREHCDYLVKLPMAGSVSSLNVSVATGVCLFEALRQRSVKATAKKP, from the coding sequence ATGAGTCAGTTGGAAAAAATCTACGGCGTGCACGCCGTGGAAGCGTTGCTGCGTCACCACCCCAAGCGGGTCAAGCAGATCTGGTTGGCGGAAGGTCGTAGCGATCCGCGGGTCCAGACCCTGGTCGAGTTGGCCAACGAAAGCCGTGTCGCGGTCGGCCAGGCCGAGCGGCGCGAGATGGATGCCTGGGTCGAAGGCGTCCACCAGGGCGTCGTGGCTGAAGTCAGCCCAAGCCAGGTCTGGGGCGAGGCGATGCTCGACGAGCTGCTCGATCGCACCGAAGGCGCTCCCTTGTTGCTGGTGCTGGACGGCGTGACCGATCCGCATAACCTCGGCGCGTGCCTGCGTTCGGCGGATGCGGCCGGTGCGTTGGCGGTCATCGTGCCTAAAGACAAATCGGCAACCCTGACGCCGGTGGTGCGCAAAGTTGCCTGCGGCGCGGCGGAAGTGATTCCGCTGGTGGCCGTGACCAACCTGGCGCGCACCCTGGAGAAACTCCAGCAGCGCGGCTTGTGGGTCGTGGGTACGGCGGGCGAGGCCGAGGTCAATATTTATGACCAGGACCTGACAGGCCCGACCATCCTGATCATGGGCGCCGAAGGCAAGGGCATGCGTCGCCTGACCCGCGAACATTGCGATTACCTGGTCAAATTGCCGATGGCAGGCAGCGTCAGCAGCCTCAACGTCTCGGTGGCGACCGGCGTCTGCCTGTTCGAGGCCCTGCGCCAGCGGAGCGTCAAGGCTACCGCCAAGAAGCCTTAA
- the dnaB gene encoding replicative DNA helicase — translation MNEITAPEQYDLQTAALKVPPHSIEAEQAVLGGLMLDNNAWERVLDQVSDGDFYRHDHRLIFRAIAKLADQNMPIDVVTLSEQLDKEGQTSQVGGLGYLGELAKNTPSVANIKAYAQIVRERATLRQLIGISTEIADSAFNPEGRTAAEILDEAERQIFQIAEARPKTGGPVSVNDLLTKAIDRIDTLFNTDNAITGLSTGYTDLDEKTSGLQPSDLIIVAGRPSMGKTTFAMNLVENAVLRSEKAVLVYSLEMPGESLIMRMLSSLGRIDQTKVRSGQLEDDDWPRLTSAVNLLNDRKLFIDDTAGISPSEMRARTRRLVREHGEVGLIMIDYLQLMQIPGSSGDNRTNEISEISRSLKALAKEFNCPVVALSQLNRSLEQRPNKRPVNSDLRESGAIEQDADVIMFVYRDEVYHPETEHKGIAEIIIGKQRNGPIGFIRLAFIGKYTRFENLAPGSYNFDDDE, via the coding sequence ATGAACGAAATCACCGCTCCCGAGCAATACGATCTGCAAACCGCAGCCCTGAAGGTGCCGCCGCATTCCATCGAGGCCGAACAGGCTGTACTCGGTGGCCTGATGCTGGACAACAACGCCTGGGAACGCGTGCTCGATCAAGTCTCCGACGGCGATTTCTACCGACATGACCACCGTCTGATTTTCCGTGCGATCGCCAAGCTCGCCGATCAGAACATGCCGATCGACGTCGTGACCCTGTCCGAGCAATTGGACAAGGAAGGCCAGACATCCCAGGTCGGCGGCCTCGGTTACTTGGGTGAACTGGCGAAAAACACGCCGTCGGTCGCCAACATCAAGGCCTACGCCCAGATCGTCCGCGAGCGGGCGACCTTGCGCCAACTGATCGGCATCAGTACCGAAATCGCCGACAGCGCGTTCAACCCGGAAGGCCGAACCGCCGCCGAAATCCTCGACGAAGCCGAGCGGCAGATCTTCCAGATCGCCGAGGCCCGGCCGAAGACCGGTGGTCCGGTGAGCGTCAACGACCTGCTGACCAAGGCCATCGACCGCATCGATACGTTGTTCAACACCGACAACGCCATCACCGGCCTGTCCACCGGCTACACCGACCTCGACGAGAAGACCAGCGGCCTGCAACCGTCCGACTTGATCATCGTCGCCGGCCGTCCATCCATGGGTAAGACCACTTTTGCGATGAACCTGGTGGAAAACGCCGTGCTGCGCAGCGAAAAGGCTGTCCTGGTGTACTCCCTCGAGATGCCAGGCGAATCGCTGATCATGCGTATGCTCTCGTCCCTGGGGCGCATCGACCAGACCAAGGTACGTTCCGGTCAGCTGGAAGATGACGATTGGCCGCGCCTGACGTCGGCGGTCAACCTGCTCAACGACCGCAAGCTGTTCATCGACGATACGGCCGGTATCAGTCCGTCGGAAATGCGCGCCCGAACCCGTCGACTGGTGCGTGAGCACGGTGAGGTCGGGTTGATCATGATTGACTACCTGCAGTTGATGCAGATCCCCGGTTCCAGCGGTGATAACCGGACCAACGAGATTTCCGAAATCTCCCGCTCCCTCAAGGCCCTCGCCAAGGAATTCAACTGTCCGGTGGTGGCGCTTTCCCAGTTGAACCGCTCCCTGGAGCAGCGCCCGAACAAGCGGCCGGTGAACTCTGACTTGCGGGAATCCGGAGCGATCGAGCAGGACGCCGACGTGATCATGTTCGTCTACCGCGACGAGGTGTATCACCCCGAGACGGAACACAAGGGCATCGCCGAAATCATCATCGGCAAGCAGCGGAACGGTCCAATCGGCTTCATTCGCCTGGCGTTCATCGGTAAGTACACCCGATTCGAGAACCTGGCGCCGGGTAGCTACAATTTTGACGACGATGAATAA
- the rpsR gene encoding 30S ribosomal protein S18, whose amino-acid sequence MARFFRRRKFCRFTAEDVKEIDYKDLNTLKAYVSETGKIVPSRITGTKARYQRQLATAIKRARFLALLAYTDSHGR is encoded by the coding sequence ATGGCACGTTTCTTCCGTCGTCGTAAATTCTGCCGCTTCACCGCTGAAGACGTGAAAGAGATCGATTACAAAGATCTCAACACTCTGAAAGCCTACGTATCCGAGACCGGCAAAATCGTTCCAAGCCGTATCACCGGTACCAAAGCTCGTTATCAGCGTCAGCTGGCCACCGCTATCAAGCGCGCCCGCTTCCTGGCCCTGCTGGCCTACACCGACAGCCACGGCCGCTGA
- the rpsF gene encoding 30S ribosomal protein S6: MRHYEIIFLVHPDQSEQVGGMVERYTKLIEEDGGKIHRLEDWGRRQLAYAINNVHKAHYVMLNVECTGKALAELEDNFRYNDAVIRNLVIRREEAVTGQSEMLKAEENRSERRERRDRPEHSDSADGDDSDSDSDNSDNADE, encoded by the coding sequence ATGCGTCATTACGAAATCATCTTTTTGGTCCACCCGGATCAAAGCGAGCAAGTCGGCGGCATGGTTGAGCGTTACACCAAGCTGATCGAAGAAGACGGCGGCAAAATCCACCGTCTGGAAGATTGGGGCCGTCGTCAACTGGCCTACGCAATCAACAATGTTCACAAGGCTCACTACGTGATGCTGAACGTTGAGTGCACTGGCAAGGCCCTGGCCGAGCTGGAAGACAACTTCCGCTACAACGATGCAGTGATCCGTAACCTGGTCATCCGTCGCGAAGAAGCCGTCACCGGCCAATCCGAGATGCTCAAGGCTGAAGAAAACCGCAGTGAGCGCCGTGAGCGTCGCGACCGTCCTGAGCACTCTGACAGCGCCGATGGCGATGACAGCGATAGCGACAGCGACAACAGCGATAACGCTGACGAGTAA